The proteins below are encoded in one region of Naumovozyma castellii chromosome 6, complete genome:
- the HDA2 gene encoding Hda2p (ancestral locus Anc_5.311), with product MMTIPIPSTASIVSQIMSSSRRSKKEETFYIPVGLTTFQKDLIEILVSIHAHSFQNESKTATPREQDSSKSSVSSSIPQTLSDRQMNYIFDTNIRSVINHPSLLVDHYMPRQFLRMEPNERLINTSGKFKVFQQLLFKLLDKEKDEVSKKVLLISHSIKELDILEGFLLGQKVRIKRISGTSLYDEGHPGPVAESLSLSSSSSSESNVKKSRENSSTPISSTSSQSNTNVSFSGYSKDGYSYTKKRKLNPHDIDQVEECKSREQDCLLLATTTHLKNDEDLLKDFDIDIIISFDPMLDPLLTAIDKKRYIKDTGKRTSSHRRIIPIIKMLVLGSPDHFILCNSDGEKETYEFLKASLDYFLKTRTLKREDVESLDLTNFKEALFGEPDVTCNCTSIPPLESFPHDADVDYLTPKFSPLQHSSDKDSQTLCVSPLSLKSYQEELMRRSMQRFDQLKKEIKENDKILRINRLKETTRQNEIDVLKNDIGIIFKKFQESEISETGLKKRLERLLGESIKLDKSNTVLEGQLEELTGLVSLTDESNIDSKLAEYTRDNTFKDIKLNELTVDNKAKTTKNDDLRMEYQTKSTIAVEKAQTLQDLKRIKKETEERKNGPLNTMTNLEPLLSREKKLKGDLESLVQNSKFLKDLIKSLNDKYPIIGGKESSSSSTSLRDNAGNGNGRYRSRRGNTPNYTR from the coding sequence ATGATGACAATACCCATTCCATCAACCGCATCCATTGTGTCCCAGATCATGAGCAGCAGCAGAAGATCCAAGAAGGAGGAGACGTTCTATATCCCAGTGGGGCTCACCACGTTTCAGAAAGACCTCATTGAAATACTGGTCTCCATCCATGCTCATTCCTTCCAGAATGAATCCAAGACGGCTACTCCTCGAGAGCAAGACTCCAGTAAGTCCTCTGTGTCGTCATCAATCCCACAAACTTTATCCGATAGACAGATGAACTATATCTTTGATACCAATATCAGATCTGTCATTAATCATCCATCCTTACTGGTGGATCATTATATGCCCAGACAATTCTTGAGAATGGAACCTAATGAAAGATTAATTAATACAAGCGGTAAATTTAAAGTCTTTcaacaattattatttaaattgCTGGATAAGGAGAAGGATGAGGTGTCCAAGAAGgttcttttaatttcacATAGTATTAAGGAATTGGATATCTTAGAAGGTTTCCTATTAGGTCAGAAAGTTAGGATTAAGAGAATATCGGGAACATCATTGTACGATGAGGGTCACCCAGGTCCGGTTGCtgaatcattatcattatcatcatcgtcttcatcaGAGAGTAATGTTAAGAAATCGAGAGAAAATTCTTCCACTCCAATTTCATCCACGTCATCACAATCAAATACAAATGTTTCCTTCTCAGGATATTCTAAGGACGGTTATTCTTATACCAAAAAGAGAAAGTTGAATCCCCATGATATTGATCAAGTTGAAGAATGTAAAAGTAGAGAACAGGATTGTTTATTGTTGGCAACGACAacacatttgaaaaacgACGAGGATTTATTGAAGGATTTCgatattgatattattatcagtTTTGATCCCATGCTTGATCCCTTATTAACTGCAATTGATAAAAAAAGATACATCAAGGACACTGGTAAGCGAACGTCGTCTCATAGAAGAATAATCCCCATAATAAAAATGCTAGTATTGGGATCACCAGATCACTTTATTTTATGTAATTCTGACGGAGAAAAGGAAACTTATGAATTCTTGAAGGCATCTTTggattattttttaaagaCTAGAACATTAAAGAGGGAAGATGTTGAATCATTAGATTTGACTAATTTTAAAGAAGCTTTATTCGGTGAACCCGACGTGACTTGTAATTGTACTTCCATCCCGCCTTTAGAATCATTCCCCCATGATGCCGATGTTGATTACCTTACTCCTAAATTTTCTCCATTGCAACATTCATCAGATAAGGATTCACAGACGTTGTGTGTTTCACCACTTAGCTTGAAATCTTATCAGGAAGAATTAATGCGGAGGTCCATGCAACGATTcgatcaattgaaaaaagaaattaaagaaaatgataaaatattacGAATTAATAGGTTAAAGGAAACCACGAGACAAAATGAAATCGAtgtattgaaaaatgacattggaattattttcaagaaatttcaagaatcTGAAATATCTGAAACTggattgaaaaaaagattgGAAAGATTGCTAGGTGAATCGATAAAATTAGATAAGAGTAATACGGTTTTGGAGGGCCAACTGGAAGAGCTAACGGGCCTAGTATCGTTGACAGACGAGAGTAATATCGACTCTAAACTCGCCGAATACACAAGAGATAACACTTTTAAAGatataaaattaaatgagTTGACTGTTGATAACAAAGCAAAAACTacaaaaaatgatgatttgaGAATGGAATATCAGACGAAATCTACCATAGCTGTAGAGAAGGCCCAAACCCTTCAAGATTTAAAGAGGATTAAGAAAGAGactgaagaaagaaaaaatggaCCTCTTAATACAATGACTAATTTAGAACCATTACTATCTCgtgagaagaaattgaaaggGGATCTGGAATCACTTGTTCAAAACtctaaattcttgaaagacttaatcaaatctttaaatgatAAGTATCCAATAATTGGAGGGAAGgagtcttcttcttcttctacGAGTTTACGAGATAACGCCGGCAATGGTAACGGAAGATATCGCTCAAGAAGGGGTAATACTCCTAATTATACGAGATAA